A DNA window from Alligator mississippiensis isolate rAllMis1 chromosome 11, rAllMis1, whole genome shotgun sequence contains the following coding sequences:
- the LOC102570082 gene encoding E3 ubiquitin-protein ligase TRIM11 yields MAAGDLAGSFQEEVTCSLCLDYFTDPVITDCGHNFCRTCISKCWGELEPNVCCPQCRETAPQRNLRPNRQLGNMVELVKQLKLQAGREPEGQYVCERHQEALKLFCEENEAPICVICKESREHQGHKVLPIEEAAKDYKEQIRSCLEHLREQREELQGLKCAWEKESERLLRQAELERQLVVSECEGLRQLLGEHERFLLARLGELDAEIMRKREENAAYLCKETARLSSLIMELEGKCQQPVPELLQGVRSAYRFSWYNTSTDPTGTSYTGNNTALLVGEEVMPLHPGPKFPDLEKRIQNFPKEKKLQEAVMGFLKGLAAERVDVTLDPGTAYPELILSEDRKCVRHGDTQQDLPNNPERFDTCPEVLGSEKFTGGRYYWEVEVGDKTCWALGVCRESVHRKGLVTLSPEDGYWVMWLRDQKFKALTTPPTRLPMRLRPRKVGVFLDYEVGEVSFYNVTDGSHLFTFTETFSGTLRPYFYTGLSAGGTNATPLILCPVPTKP; encoded by the exons atggctgcaggagACCTGGCAGGGAGCTTTCAGGAGGAGGTGACTTGCTCCCTGTGTCTGGACTATTTTACAGATCCAGTGATAACTGACTGTGGGCACAACTTCTGCCGCACCTGCATCAGCAAGTGCTGGGGGGAGTTGGAGCCAAATGtctgctgcccccagtgcagggAAACGGCCCCACAGAGAAACCTCCGGCCCAACAGGCAGCTGGGCAATATGGTTgagctggtgaagcagctgaagctgcaggcagggagggagcccgaAGGCCAGTATGTGTGTGAGAGGCACCAGGAGGCTCTGAAGCTCTTTTGTGAGGAGAATGAAGCCCCCATCTGCGTGATCTGCAAAGAGTCCCGGGAACACCAAGGTCACAAGGTGCTTCCCATTGAGGAGGCTGCCAAGGACTACAAG GAACAAATCCGTAGCTGCCTGGAGCAcctgagggagcagagagaggaaCTGCAGGGCCTGAAATGTGCCTGGGAGAAGGAGAGTGAAAGACTTCTG aggcaggcagagctggagagGCAGCTGGTGGTGTCTGAGTGTGAGGGGCTGCGCCAGCTCCTGGGTGAACATGAGCGCTTCCTGCTGGCCCGCCTGGGAGAACTGGATGCAGAGATAAtgaggaagagggaggaaaatgCTGCCTACCTGTGCAAGGAGACTGCTCGCCTCAGCTCCCTAATCATGGAGCTAGAGGGGAAGTGTCAGCAGCCAGTGcctgagctcctgcag GGTGTCCGAAGCGCA TATAGATTCTCTTGGTACAATACCAGTACAGATCCCACTGGTACAAGCTATACAGGGAACAACACTGCTTTGCTAGT GGGTGAGGAGGTGATGCCTCTGCATCCAGGCCCCAAGTTCCCTGACCTGGAGAAGAGAATCCAGAATTTCCCCAAGGAGAAAAAGCTTCAGGAAGCTGTGATGGGATTTCTGA aggggctggctgcagagaGAG TGGATGTGACTCTGGACCCAGGCACAGCTTATCCTGAACTCATACTGTCTGAGGATCGGAAATGTGTGAGACACGGAGACACACAACAGGACCTACCCAACAACCCTGAAAGATTTGATACTTGCCCAGAAGTCCTGGGCTCTGAGAAGTTCACAGGCGGGAGGTactactgggaggtggaggtgggagacaagacatgctgggctctgggtgtgtgcagggagtctgtgcACAGGAAAGGGCTGGTCACACTGTCACCTGAGGATGGGTACTGGGTCATGTGGCTGCGAGATCAGAAATTCAAAGCCCTCACCACCCCCCCAACTCGCCTCCCCATGCGCCTGCGGCCCAGAAAGGTGGGTGTTTTCTTAGACTATGAGGTGGGTGAAGTCTCATTTTACAATGTGACTGATGGGTCCCAcctcttcactttcactgaaACCTTCTCTGGGACCCTGCGCCCATATTTTTATACTGGTCTCAGTGCTGGGGGCACCAATGCAACTCCCCTGATCCTGTGCCCAGTCCCAACCAAGCCCTGA